The following is a genomic window from Candidatus Vondammii sp. HM_W22.
AAGGCAGCCCAGGCAGTGCGTTACAACGGCAGGCCTGCCGTGATGCTGGCGGTCACCAAGAAAGAGAGCGCCAATACTCTGGAGCTGGTAAAACGGGTTGCCGATTATGCCGCCGAGCGCAATCGCTTCAAGGAGCTGACAGGCGTTGAGCTGGTACTGGTTGATGACCAGGCTGAAATTACCCTGAACGCTCTCAACATCATGCAGACCAACGCCCTGTTGGGACTGTTGATGGTACTGCTGGTCACCTGGCTGTTCCTTGGCAGTCGCATTGCCCTGCTCACCACCATCGGCATCCCCTTCATTCTCGCAGGCACCTTCTGGTGTCTGCGCAGTCTGGACCAGACATTGAATGTCAGTGTCCTGTTGGGGGTGGTCATCAGTCTCGGCATGCTGGTGGACGATGCCGTTGTGGTGGTGGAGTCCATCTATTACCGGCTTCAACGGGGTGCAGACGTCGTATCAGCCACCATGGAATCACTAAAAGAGGTGGTTGCCCCTGTCACTACGGCAGTCCTCACCACCATGGCCGCCTTCCTGCCGCTGATGCTGTTGCCCGGCATACTGGGCAAGTACATGCTGGTGATCCCCCTGGTGGTCACCATCGCCCTGGCCATCAGTCTGGTCGAAGCCTTCTGGATGCTGCCCGCCCACATGATGGGCGCCAGCATCAATTTCGACCACCCCTCCCGGCTCCAGAAAACCCGCATCAATGCCCTGCACTGGATACGCGTAAAGTATACCAAACTGCTGGTCAGGGCGATGCGCTGGCCAAAGCTGATCCTATTCTGCACCATCATGATGTTTGCTACCGCTCTTGCCGCAACCCTTGCCGGTAAAGTAAAAATTGACTTTTTCGCCACCGATCCCATCCGGCTTTTCTACGTCAGCCTGGAGATGCCGGCGGGGACTCCACTGAATATAACCCTGGAGAAAGTACTGGAGGTGGAGCAGAAAGTGCGCAGCCAGGTCCGCCAGGGAGAGGTGCGCAACATCATCAGCTACGCCGGGCAGTTGTTCACTGAAACGGCACCCTTTTTTGGCGATCACTACGGACAGATTCTGGTAGCACTCAACTCCAAGAGCGACGGGTTGCGCGGAGTGGATGAAATGATCGAGTCGATGCGCCAGGAGATCACCGCGACACCGGGACCCAATAAGATCTTTTTTCTACGCCTTGCCGGCGGGCCGCCCACCACCAAGCCGATCATCATTAAAGTGCGTGGGGACGATACCGCCACCATCCGCCTTGCAGCGGCAGAGTTGAAAAGCTTTTTGAAAAGCAATCCGGCTGTTCGCGATATCACAGACGATGACAGCCAGGGCCAGATGGAGCTGGTCACCCGGGTAAACCAGGATGCCGCCCGCCGGGCCGGCATCAGTCCGATAGAGGTAACCCGCACCCTGCGGCTACTGATTGACGGCGAAATTGTCGCAAAGATGCAAGATCGAGGAGAGGAACTTGAAGTAAGGGTGCAGGCCAGACCGCAGATCCTCCACAGCATTACACAGCCGGGCAATTACACTCTGCCGCTGCCGGATGGTGGCCGCATTGCCCTGAATGAGCTGATAGAGACGGAATCACGCCCTAGCCTCGGTAATATCCGTCACTACAACTTTCGCCGCACCATCACGGTCGAGGCAGACCTGGACAAGAAGCTGACGGACACGGTCACTGCAAACAACCTGATACTGGAGCAGTGGGATAAAATTAACCACCGCTACCCGAGTATCGATCTGGACTTTTCCGGTGAACTAGATGATATCCAGGAGAGTATCGACGCTATCCAGATACTGTTCCTGTTTGGCGTCGGGCTGATGTATCTGATTCTCGGCACCCAATTCAAAAGCTACTTTCAGCCATTGATGATCCTGGCTACCGTTCCTATGGCCTTTACCGGCGTCGTGGCCGGCCTGATGATCACCGATAACCCTTTGAGCCTGTTCACCATCTACGGCGTAGTCGCTCTTGCGGGCATCGCCGTCAATGCCGCCATTGTTCTGATTACCGCAGCCAACGAACGGCTAAACCAGGGAATGAGCGTACTCCATGCCACACTTTACGCCGCCAGACGGCGGTTGATCCCCATATTAATCACCTCGCTGACCACCATCGCCGGACTCTTCTCCTTGGCCACCGGTCTGGGTGGCGCTTCGCTGATGTGGGGACCGGTGGCAACAGCCATTGTCTGGGGTCTGATGGTCTCCACCATTCTCACCCTGTTCGTCGTCCCGCTGCTCTACCGTATTTTTATGGGATCACGTTGGGCGGCACGAACTAAAAACTGATCACCCACTGCATTTTCCAAGATCATCGTTATAATCAAGCTTTTAAAAACAACACCAAGGGACAAGTAGGCCAATATCGTGAAACTGAGCTTGGAAGAATTCAGAGCCTGGAACAACAAAAGTATCACTCTGCTGGGCATGTCTGGCGTGGGGAAAACCCATCTTGCCTCCCTGCTGCGCAAAGATAACTGGTTCCACTACTCTGGCGACTACCGCATAGGTACCCGCTATCTGGATGAAGAGATCCTTGACCTGATCAAACAACAGGCGATGCAAGTCCCCTTAATTCAGGAGCTGCTGCTCAAGGATTGGATCTATATTCGCAACAACATCAAGGTGGATGACCTGGGTCCGGTTATGAGCTTTGTCGGAAAGCTCGGCAATCCTGAGTTGGGGGGAATACCCCTGGGAGAGTTCCAGCGCCGCCAGGCACTCTATCGCCAGGCAGAGGTCCTGGCCATGATGGATGTGCCGGTATTCATCCACAAGGCACATCATATCTATGGCTATCGTCATTTTGTCAATGATGTAGGTGGCAGCCTGTGCGATATAGAAGCCCCGGAAATCATTGATCTGCTGGCGAAACACAGCCTCATTCTCTACATACAGGCAAGCGATCATGCCGAAGAGGAGAGGCTGATAAAGCGTGCCCAGAGTAATCCGAAACCACTCTATTTCCGACCCGGTTTCCTTCAGGAACAGCTCACTGAGTATCTCCGGGAGCAGCAGCTGGAATACGCCGCTGAGATGGATCCCACTGAATTCACCCGCTGGATCTTCCCACGGCTATTCCGTTCACGAATACCCTGTTATGAAGCCATTGCGGCTCCACAAGGTTACACCGTCACCTCCAACGAGGTCAGCGCAGTGAAAGATGAAGCGGATTTCATAAAGCTGCTGGAAAAAGCCATTGCACGCAATGAAAACGAATAACAGGAGCTGACCACATGCCACTGGTAGCACACAACAGCCTGCCCACCTTCGATCGGTTGCGCCAATCGGGACAAACCGTTCTGAAACCGGCACGCGCCGAAAAACAGCACATCCGCGAGCTCCATATCGGCCTGCTGAACATGATGCCGGATGCCGCCCTGGAAGCGACCGAACGGCAGTTCTTTCAGTTGATTGGCGAAAGCAATCCCATCGCTCAGTTCTATGTACACCCTTTTACACTCGATATACTCCCACGCGGGGAAAAGGCCTCACAGCATATTGCAGAGTATTACGAATCGTTTCAGCAGATCCGCAACGATGGCCTGGATGCATTGATCATTACCGGTGCCGCCCCAACCCATCCAAACCTTCATGACGAACCTTTTTGGGACCCACTAGGCGAAGTGGTCAATTGGGCCTATGAAAACGTCACCTCGACACTCTGCTCCTGCCTGGCCACCCATGCCGTGCTCCAGGCAAGATACAATCAGCCACGAAATCCTCTGGGCTTCAAGCGCTCGGGAATCTATCCCAACTGGGTGGCAGATCGGTCTCACCCCCTGGTAAATGACGTCAATACTCACTTTGATGTGCCTCACTCAAGATTCAACGAAATCTCGCGGGAACAGTTCAGCCAGGCAGGATTGCACGTGCTTGCAGAGAGTAAAGAGGCCGGTGTTCACCTCGCCGTGAGCACTGACCGTTTTCGCATGGTCTATTTCCAGGGGCATCCCGAGTACGAAATCGTCAGCCTGCTGAAAGAGTATAAGCGGGAAGTGCTGCTGTACTCTGCCGGAAAAAGAACAGAATACCCACCCTTCCCGGACAATTTCTTTGCGCCAAGGGAGCTGGCAATTCTGGATGAATACCGGTTCCGCCTGCAAAGTGCGCTGGAACAGGGCGAAACGCCCCCCGATTTCCCGGAGAGACTAATCGCATCCCGACTAAACAACACCTGGCACGACACGGCCGAGGCGATTGTCGGAAACTGGATTGGTGCTGTCTACCAGCTCACTCACAGCGACCGGAAAAAGCCGTTTATGGATGGAATTGATCCGGATAATCCACTGGGGTTGACGTTCTGACAACCACCCGAAGCAATCACTCTCGCAAAAACACCAGGATCGCAAAATTATAATTTAGTGTTATTCAGAAGATATTAAAAAGTATTCCTGGTCTCTAATTTTGAGAGAAAGAGAACCGCTTTCGTGCGAACATTAGATAGTATCGTCATAAGATTATAGCCCAAAGCACCATACGCCTAATCCGGACAGCGGTAACAAATGAACGGGTGTTTTTCGCATAGCGTATCGTAATACCACGCCAGCGTTGAAGACGTAGAAACGCATTCTCAAACCAAATGTACTGATTTAGTACAGATGCTTGTCATATTCTCGCTGCTCTTTGCTATCCTTCTTTGATGGAATAACAACACTTATATCCTGTGATTTTGCCTTCTCTAATACCTCTATGTGTATCGTAAGCCCTATTATCAACCAAAAGATATCGCCTCTAAACCCATCAAATCAGTGTATTAGCCTGCGTGCAATCAGCTCTGGTACCTTTCCGTAAGAATGAATCATTGGCATACCATGCGCATCCACGGCCAAGTGAATCTTGGTGTTAAGCCCCCTTTGTACGGCTCATATCTTAGATTGCCTCCTACCACACCTGCCGCATGTGGCTGAACCTTGATATGACTGCCATCAGTCATAATCCATTCAAAGTCCGGCTCATCAATTATCTGGGACAATAAATCCCCCCATATGCCTTTATCACGCCAACGACAAAAACGCCGATGGGTGTTCTTCCAATCACCATGATCAGATGGTAAGTCGTGCCACGGCGCGCCTGTGCGTAAAATGCCAGAATACCGCATTGAGAAACAGACGGTTATCTTTAGCTATGCCACCATGCATCCCTTTTTGCCCTGTAAGGTATGATGGTAGTAGTTCACTATGTATTGCCGTGTCTTTTGTGTGCTGGTGTTGTCATTATATTATTGGTTTTTAGTTGTTAAGTTGGATCTTAGTACAGCTTATTTAAACTCATGACGATACTATATAGGACAATCCCAATACGATTTTACGGCAACAATGCAAGCCAAAGCATCGATCAACCTAGGCTACATCTATTCTAATAGATGTAGCCTAGGTTGGCGGAAGGGGTGAGTTGTTGGTTCTGCGTAGCTGGTAAGTCCACTTATTTTAACTGGTCTTCATGCTGTGCAGCCGAGGCGGGTCAACATTGCTGTTTTTCGCTATACTACGAACCCACTCTAAACGGAGACTGTCTCGTACTCAAGAGTAACTGATGCAGCGCCTCTACACCCTACTGCTCTACCTTAGCCTGCCACTGGTACTTGCTCGTCTCCTCTGGCGAAGTATTCGGGTGCCTGAATACAGACTGCGCATAGCTGAGCGTTTTGGGTGTTTTCCCTCGCTTAACATAGAAAGCAGCCTCTGGATTCACTCCGTCTCAGTAGGCGAGACTCAGGCGGCAGAGCCTCTGGTGAGACAGCTAATAGAGCAGTACCCGGAGCTTCCCCTAATGATCACCACAACAACGCCTACGGGCTCTGATCGTGTCAGGAAACTGTTTGGTGACAAAGTTTATCACGTATATTTTCCCTATGATCTGCCATTTGCTATTCATGGTTTTTTGTATCGAACCAAACCACGACTATTGGTGATGATGGAGACTGAATTGTGGCCCAATCTGCTGGCAATCTGCGATAAAGAGGGCATTCCAACGATACTTGCCAACGCCCGGTTATCTGAGCATTCGGCAAGTGGATATGCACGTTTTGATTTTTTTACCAGAGAGATATTTGAGCATATTGGATTGGTTGCCGCCCAGGCACCGGCAGATGCAGAGCATTTCCTCGGGTTGGGTGTGCCTTCCGACAGGGTACGAGTTACCGGCAGTATCAAGTTTGATATCCGGTTGCCGGCGAGCCTTCACGAACAGGCTGAAGTGATGCGCCGGCAATGGGGAGACAGGCCTGTCTGGGTAGCTGCGAGTACCCATGAAGGGGAGGATGAACAGATTCTCCAGGCACACAGGCAAATACTCAAGCATCAGCCAACTGCTTTATTGGTGTTAGTGCCACGCCATCCCGAGCGATTCGACCGGGTGGCCGCTCTTTGCCGGAAAGAAGATTTTTTGCTGATACGCCGATCAGAGGGTCATGGCTGCACCCAAAACACCTCGGTGTTTCTTGGGGACACTATGGGTGAGTTGACGCTGTTTCTGGCGGCGGCTGATGTAGCGTTTGTCGGAGGTAGTCTGATGCCGGTTGGCGGGCACAATGTGCTTGAGCCCGCGGCTCTTGGAGTGCCGGTGGTTTTCGGACCACATATGTTCAATTTTGCGGCTATCAGTCGGATGCTGTTGGCTGAAAAAGCGGCTGCTGAAGTGGCTGGAGTTGAAGGACTCGCCGCCATCGTGACGCGCTGGCTGGGAGATGCCAGCGAACGTGCCAGTTTTGGTCAAAATGGAAAATGTGTTGTGGAGGCCAATCGTGGGGCGCTGAACCGGCTTTACGCGTTAATTCAGGATAGGCTGTGATACTTGTTTGACTCATCCTTGTTAGGCCGCTTTCGCGGATTCAACTCGCAAGTGCAACAGGTGGGTTGATCCCTAAAAATACCTGATTAGGTGTTTTC
Proteins encoded in this region:
- a CDS encoding efflux RND transporter permease subunit, with product MLTRLYQNHVLANLTFAMVLMVGYLSYNLLPREQDPSINFNWIDITTILPGAAAEDVEKRITEVLEKKIRTISDIKFVSSVSRESISSILVRFDDMPAAKFDKRVADLRREVQNAEDELPDDTSTPFVFEITTANAFPSATLAVVGTADDENLRRHAENVKKDVERIKGVDRLLKTALRSPELQVNFLPEQLEAAGISPSQLADTVISNFRDLAAGNARINDQNWLIRIIGQESDPEPLAALPITGAEGEIPLGNLAEVVRARGKAAQAVRYNGRPAVMLAVTKKESANTLELVKRVADYAAERNRFKELTGVELVLVDDQAEITLNALNIMQTNALLGLLMVLLVTWLFLGSRIALLTTIGIPFILAGTFWCLRSLDQTLNVSVLLGVVISLGMLVDDAVVVVESIYYRLQRGADVVSATMESLKEVVAPVTTAVLTTMAAFLPLMLLPGILGKYMLVIPLVVTIALAISLVEAFWMLPAHMMGASINFDHPSRLQKTRINALHWIRVKYTKLLVRAMRWPKLILFCTIMMFATALAATLAGKVKIDFFATDPIRLFYVSLEMPAGTPLNITLEKVLEVEQKVRSQVRQGEVRNIISYAGQLFTETAPFFGDHYGQILVALNSKSDGLRGVDEMIESMRQEITATPGPNKIFFLRLAGGPPTTKPIIIKVRGDDTATIRLAAAELKSFLKSNPAVRDITDDDSQGQMELVTRVNQDAARRAGISPIEVTRTLRLLIDGEIVAKMQDRGEELEVRVQARPQILHSITQPGNYTLPLPDGGRIALNELIETESRPSLGNIRHYNFRRTITVEADLDKKLTDTVTANNLILEQWDKINHRYPSIDLDFSGELDDIQESIDAIQILFLFGVGLMYLILGTQFKSYFQPLMILATVPMAFTGVVAGLMITDNPLSLFTIYGVVALAGIAVNAAIVLITAANERLNQGMSVLHATLYAARRRLIPILITSLTTIAGLFSLATGLGGASLMWGPVATAIVWGLMVSTILTLFVVPLLYRIFMGSRWAARTKN
- a CDS encoding ATPase; amino-acid sequence: MKLSLEEFRAWNNKSITLLGMSGVGKTHLASLLRKDNWFHYSGDYRIGTRYLDEEILDLIKQQAMQVPLIQELLLKDWIYIRNNIKVDDLGPVMSFVGKLGNPELGGIPLGEFQRRQALYRQAEVLAMMDVPVFIHKAHHIYGYRHFVNDVGGSLCDIEAPEIIDLLAKHSLILYIQASDHAEEERLIKRAQSNPKPLYFRPGFLQEQLTEYLREQQLEYAAEMDPTEFTRWIFPRLFRSRIPCYEAIAAPQGYTVTSNEVSAVKDEADFIKLLEKAIARNENE
- the metA gene encoding homoserine O-succinyltransferase MetA, giving the protein MPLVAHNSLPTFDRLRQSGQTVLKPARAEKQHIRELHIGLLNMMPDAALEATERQFFQLIGESNPIAQFYVHPFTLDILPRGEKASQHIAEYYESFQQIRNDGLDALIITGAAPTHPNLHDEPFWDPLGEVVNWAYENVTSTLCSCLATHAVLQARYNQPRNPLGFKRSGIYPNWVADRSHPLVNDVNTHFDVPHSRFNEISREQFSQAGLHVLAESKEAGVHLAVSTDRFRMVYFQGHPEYEIVSLLKEYKREVLLYSAGKRTEYPPFPDNFFAPRELAILDEYRFRLQSALEQGETPPDFPERLIASRLNNTWHDTAEAIVGNWIGAVYQLTHSDRKKPFMDGIDPDNPLGLTF
- the waaA gene encoding lipid IV(A) 3-deoxy-D-manno-octulosonic acid transferase yields the protein MQRLYTLLLYLSLPLVLARLLWRSIRVPEYRLRIAERFGCFPSLNIESSLWIHSVSVGETQAAEPLVRQLIEQYPELPLMITTTTPTGSDRVRKLFGDKVYHVYFPYDLPFAIHGFLYRTKPRLLVMMETELWPNLLAICDKEGIPTILANARLSEHSASGYARFDFFTREIFEHIGLVAAQAPADAEHFLGLGVPSDRVRVTGSIKFDIRLPASLHEQAEVMRRQWGDRPVWVAASTHEGEDEQILQAHRQILKHQPTALLVLVPRHPERFDRVAALCRKEDFLLIRRSEGHGCTQNTSVFLGDTMGELTLFLAAADVAFVGGSLMPVGGHNVLEPAALGVPVVFGPHMFNFAAISRMLLAEKAAAEVAGVEGLAAIVTRWLGDASERASFGQNGKCVVEANRGALNRLYALIQDRL